In the genome of Kwoniella shivajii chromosome 5, complete sequence, one region contains:
- a CDS encoding phosphoribosylformimino-5-aminoimidazole carboxamide ribotide isomerase — translation MASSSQPRRHSQFRPCIDLHQGVVKQIVGGTLDLVNEDGQDKGPKENFVATHPPSFFANLYKSNGLTGGHIIKLGPNNDEAAQEALTSWKGGMQVGGGINEDNASEWLEYGAEKIIVTSYLFPSGKFDESRLKRISDKVGKDKLVVDISCRKRENGWIVAMNGWKTLTDMSVTAESIRLIEQYCSELLIHAADVEGLCQGIDEELVTKLGEWVNIPTTYAGGAKDISDLQLVDQLSNGKVDLTFGSSLDLFGGTGVSFAELVQIDKLAKELSRQ, via the exons ATGGcctcatcttctcaacctAGACGACACTCGCAATTTCGACCTTGTATAGATTTACATCAAGGGGTAGTAAAACAGATTGTAGGTGGAACGTTGGATTTGGTCAATGAGGACGGTCAAGATAAAGGTCCCAAAGAGAACTTTGTAGCTAC TCATCCTCCTTCATTTTTCGCGAACCTGTACAAATCAAATGGGCTGACAGGAGGACATATAATTAAGCTTGGTCCAAACAACGATGAAGCCGCTCAAGAGGCTTTGACGAGTTGGAAAGGTGGGATGCAAGTTGGCGGTGGAATCAATGAGGATAACGCAAGTGAATGGCTGGAGTATGGTgctgaaaag ATCATAGTGACTAGCTACTTGTTTCCTTCAGGCaaatttgatgaatctcGCTTGAAGAGAATATCAGATAAAGTAGGTAAAGATAAATTAGTCGTtgatatcag TTGTCGAAAAAGGGAGAATGGCTGGATAGTAGCTatgaatggatggaaaaCACTCACAGATATGTCCGTGACTGCTG AATCGATaagattgattgaacaaTACTGTTCAGAGCTTTTAATCCACGCTGCAGACGTAGAGGGCTTATGTCAAGGAATAGATGAAGAACTGGTCACTA AATTAGGTGAATGGGTAAACATACCCACCACTTATGCTGGAGGCGCCAAAG ATATTTCAGATCTCCAATTAGTGGATCAACTGTCAAATGGGAAAGTGGATCTGACATTTGGTTCATCACTCGATCTATTCGGCGGTACAGGTGTATCATTTGCAGAACTCGTTCAAATTGATAAATTGGCAAAAGAACTTTCCAGACAGTAG
- a CDS encoding eukaryotic translation initiation factor 3 subunit D, with protein MTLNFNLPQIQDNADGSWGPSTSALPAQFKDIPYAPFSKSDKVTRVADWHDAPADANNGRQRQGQARRGGREAYGAAEGTVFGFVHDEDEKSFSLVDSGARAGTRGKTPLRGRAIRSTAPTRGARGRGGARGGFGGRGRGGGRGGYSDWNKPQRTRDSSVTISPDWQVLEEVDFTRLAKLNLSVENAEDVASYGTVQAYDRAFDRINTRNEKPLEILDRVRYNTSTSDDPVIAQLSEKKAAQIFATDSILSVLMTAPRSVNSWDIIFERKGDQLFLDKRESGPFDYITVNENAADPPVDSDDQTNINSAGSLSLEATYINQNFSSQVIQASSKPFTPKPNPFYSADIETEPLASTLYKYRKFDLSISEDETFDIIVRTEADAYLGKKDTLITVKALNEFDPRSQGGSGKPLDWRKNLDIQKGAIVASEMKNNSAKLARWAVQSILAGAELMKMGYISRANSKDAQRHVIVGVQSFKPLDFARQMNVSLTNGWGIVRTIADILLKQPEGKYVLVKDPNSPQIKLYKVPDDAFDAGIEEETIGESQIDED; from the exons ATGACCCTGAACTTCAACCTCCCACAAATACAAGATAACGCAGATGGATCATGGGGTCCTAGTACCAGCGCACTTCCCGCTCAGTTCAagga CATTCCTTACGCACCGTTCTCCAAATCCGACAAAGTCACTCGAGTAGCAGACTGGCACGATGCCCCCGCTGATGCTAACAATGGCCGACAAAGACAAGGACAAGCCCGAcgtggtggaagagaagctTATGGCGCTGCCGAAGGAACTGTATTCGGTTTCGTTcatgacgaagatgaaaaatcTTTCTCACTCGTCGACAGTGGCGCACGAGCTGGAACCAGAGGAAAAACTCCTCTCAGAGGCAGAGCCATCAGATCTACTGCTCCCACTAGAGGTGCAAGAGGTCGAGGTGGTGCGAGAGGCGGTTtcggtggaagaggaagaggcggtggtcgaggtggataCAGTGATTGGAACAAG CCTCAACGTACTAGAGATTCTTCTGTTACTATCAGTCCCGATTGGCAAGTTCTTGAGGAAGTTGACTTTACTAGACTTGCCAAGTTGAACCTAAGTGTTGAGAATGCCGAGGATGT CGCAAGCTACGGTACTGTCCAAGCTTACGATCGAGCCTTTGATCGAATCAATACTCGGAATGAGAAACCACTTGAAATCCTTGACCGAGTTCGATACAACACTTCTACATCTGACGATCCCGTCATTGCTCAATTATCcgaaaagaaagctgctcAAATCTTCGCTACCGATTCTATCTTATCTGTCTTGATGACCGCACCTCGATCAGTAAACTCATGGGATATCATAttcgaaagaaaaggtgatcAATTATTCTTGGATAAAAGGGAATCCGGTCCATTCGATTATATTACAGTAAATGAGAATGCTGCCGATCCACCAgttgattcagatgatcaaaccaatatcaattcagCTGGTTCATTATCATTAGAAGCAACTTATATCAACCAAAATTTCTCTTCCCAAGTTATCCAAGCTTCTTCAAAACCTTTCACACCTAAACCCAATCCATTCTATTCAGCAGACATTGAAACTGAACCTTTGGCCTCAACATTATACAAATATAGAAAATTCGATCTATCTATTTCAGAGGATGAAACATTCGATATTATTGTCAGAACTGAAGCAGATGCTTATTTAGGCAAAAAAGATACTTTAATAACTGTTAAAGCATTGAACGAATTTGATCCTAGATCGCAaggtggttcaggtaaaCCATTAGATTGGAGAAAGAACCTTGACATCCAAAAAGGTGCTATCGTAGCTTctgagatgaagaacaacAGCGCTAAATTGGCTAGATGGGCTGTTCAATCGATCTTAGCCGGAGCcgaattgatgaagatggg TTACATATCTCGAGCCAATTCCAAAGATGCTCAAAGACACGTTATCGTCGGAGTACAATCGTTCAAACCTCTTGATTTCGCCAGACAGATGAATGTCTCTTTGACAAATGGTTGGGGTATCGTTCGAACTATCGCTGATATACTACTCAAACAACCCGAGGGTAAATACGTACTTGTCAAGGACCCCAACAGT CCTCAAATCAAACTCTACAAAGTACCAGATGATGCCTTCGATGCCGGTATCGAGGAAGAAACTATTGGGGAATCCCAAATTGACGAAGATTAG